From the genome of Gemmatimonadota bacterium, one region includes:
- a CDS encoding amino acid ABC transporter permease, with amino-acid sequence MSTIRQRTGRFRPTRLDGILLVGLVAAAGWMWYRSAIGVAYRWDWPQALSTVFAAGDAGETPFFLTGIYATLRLSLWGAVLASMLGVLIGVGRYAGGRTLRMFCGTYIQILRNIPPLVFIFIFYFFISSQLMPLLGLDALFNRPAEEASGWQRFLFGPPALWENLVSGVLCISFISAAYIAEVVRAGLAAIPRGQWEAGESLGIPVLDRYRYVIFPQALARIAPPLTGQYISLVKDSSIVSLISVQELTFVGSEIANSSGLLFEVWLLVAFVYFLLCLSLSILLRQVERRMTRHFHQFA; translated from the coding sequence ATGTCGACGATCCGTCAAAGGACGGGCCGGTTCCGGCCCACCCGGCTGGACGGGATACTGCTGGTAGGATTGGTCGCGGCGGCCGGCTGGATGTGGTACCGTTCGGCCATCGGCGTGGCGTACCGCTGGGACTGGCCCCAGGCGCTTTCGACCGTCTTTGCCGCCGGCGACGCCGGCGAAACGCCCTTTTTCCTGACGGGGATCTACGCGACCCTGCGGCTCAGCCTGTGGGGGGCGGTGCTGGCCAGCATGCTGGGTGTGCTGATCGGTGTGGGCAGGTACGCCGGGGGACGCACACTGCGCATGTTCTGCGGGACCTACATCCAGATCCTGCGCAACATCCCGCCCCTGGTGTTCATCTTCATCTTCTACTTCTTCATCAGCAGCCAGCTGATGCCCCTCCTGGGCCTGGATGCCCTGTTCAACCGGCCCGCGGAGGAAGCTTCGGGATGGCAGCGCTTCCTCTTCGGCCCCCCGGCCCTCTGGGAGAACCTGGTCTCCGGCGTGCTGTGCATATCTTTCATCAGCGCCGCGTACATCGCCGAAGTCGTCCGCGCCGGCCTGGCCGCCATACCCCGCGGCCAGTGGGAGGCCGGGGAAAGCCTGGGCATTCCGGTCCTGGACCGCTACCGGTACGTCATCTTTCCCCAGGCACTGGCCCGCATCGCGCCGCCGCTGACGGGCCAGTACATCTCCCTGGTGAAGGATTCGTCCATCGTCTCCCTCATCTCCGTCCAGGAACTGACCTTCGTCGGCTCGGAAATCGCCAATTCGAGCGGGCTGCTCTTTGAGGTATGGCTGCTGGTGGCCTTCGTGTACTTCCTGCTCTGCCTGTCCCTCTCCATCCTGCTCAGACAGGTGGAACGGCGCATGACCCGGCATTTTCACCAGTTCGCGTAG
- a CDS encoding FAD-binding oxidoreductase: MIRDSYWLDMPYTPSDPLSGDLDVDVVVIGGGVTGITGALFLAEGGARVAVLERREIASGATGRNGGFMLAGTHEYYAEAVEELTDLYGPDGRRLARESWTIALENHDLMAGLMKKYAIHCDYYRHGSYVIAMKRPDRGSHKNPLERIVQSYNLLQEDGFEVAYLDEEELYEIKRSPLLAGALRNKFDGELHPVKYVRGLAAATRGLGVQFFENTAVTGVERKDRGLLVQTPGGRIRTQQVLLGMNAYTPQLDARYERRIIPHRGQVFTTEPVSERLFNGVFYANDGWEFWRQLHDGPGEGGRLLFGGGRNHHIRAERGFHFLRRRSRPGRPVRTYRGYKERPTRAVQRTNDRAFNGAFPYLATLGRSHRWGGVMGFSYDSSPFVGETETPGVHIVAGFTGRGNAYATVAARMLSDRLLGRPPTLERQFETVKRVFDPLRGGIDAENRRR, translated from the coding sequence ATGATCCGTGACTCCTACTGGCTGGACATGCCCTACACACCCTCCGATCCCCTGTCCGGAGACCTGGACGTGGACGTCGTCGTGATCGGCGGCGGCGTGACGGGGATAACCGGCGCCCTTTTCCTGGCGGAGGGCGGTGCGCGCGTGGCGGTACTGGAGCGGCGCGAGATCGCCTCGGGCGCGACGGGTCGCAACGGGGGGTTCATGCTGGCCGGTACCCACGAGTACTACGCCGAGGCCGTGGAGGAACTGACGGACCTGTACGGCCCGGACGGCAGGAGGCTGGCCCGGGAGTCGTGGACGATCGCCCTCGAGAACCACGATCTCATGGCCGGTCTCATGAAGAAGTACGCCATACATTGCGACTACTACCGGCACGGCAGCTACGTGATCGCGATGAAGCGGCCGGACCGCGGTTCTCACAAGAATCCGCTGGAACGCATCGTCCAGTCGTACAACCTTCTCCAGGAGGATGGGTTCGAGGTGGCCTACCTGGACGAGGAGGAACTCTACGAGATCAAGCGTAGTCCGCTCCTGGCGGGCGCCTTGCGGAACAAGTTCGACGGCGAACTTCACCCGGTCAAATACGTGCGTGGTCTAGCGGCCGCCACGCGGGGGCTGGGTGTCCAGTTCTTCGAAAACACGGCGGTCACCGGGGTCGAGCGGAAAGACCGCGGGCTGCTCGTCCAGACGCCCGGTGGAAGGATCCGGACACAGCAGGTGCTCCTCGGGATGAACGCGTATACGCCGCAACTCGATGCTCGGTACGAGCGGCGCATCATCCCTCACCGGGGGCAGGTCTTCACGACGGAACCCGTTTCCGAGCGGCTGTTCAACGGCGTCTTCTACGCCAACGATGGCTGGGAATTCTGGCGGCAGCTGCACGACGGGCCCGGGGAGGGCGGCAGACTGCTGTTCGGCGGGGGCCGGAATCACCACATCCGCGCCGAGCGGGGATTCCACTTCCTGAGGCGCCGTAGCCGGCCGGGCCGCCCGGTCCGGACGTACCGGGGGTACAAGGAGCGTCCCACGCGGGCGGTGCAGCGGACGAACGACCGGGCGTTCAATGGTGCCTTCCCTTACCTGGCCACCCTCGGCCGCTCCCACCGCTGGGGCGGCGTCATGGGCTTCTCCTACGACAGCAGCCCCTTCGTCGGCGAGACGGAAACGCCGGGCGTCCACATCGTCGCCGGATTCACGGGCCGGGGCAACGCCTATGCCACGGTGGCGGCGCGCATGCTCAGCGACCGGCTGCTGGGCAGGCCCCCCACCCTGGAACGCCAGTTCGAGACGGTGAAGCGGGTTTTCGATCCATTGCGGGGAGGGATCGACGCGGAAAACCGGCGCCGGTAA